The following DNA comes from Oncorhynchus masou masou isolate Uvic2021 chromosome 21, UVic_Omas_1.1, whole genome shotgun sequence.
TTTCATCTTCATCCTCTTGATCTTCGTTGTGTTCCAGATCTGGGATAGAGACGTCACAAAAAATAAGATGTAGCTTTTAACCTGGGGCCATATCTATCAAACGTCAGGACTGATTTAGGATCATTATTGCCTTTTAGATCAAGAATGATAACATGTACATGAGGGAACCTGATCATAGAATGTGACAATTGACACATAGCCCCTGAAGTCAGCAATAGAGATCTGCATGGCTCACGTAGGTTACATTGAGAAACAAAGACGCCATCATTTGGGATcacgtggggctgtgtgtgttgaCTTACCACTTGCACAACTTCGGCCTTCCTCTCATTCTCAGCCCGCCTTTTCAAGTTATCCTCATGCCGCTTCCTCTTTTCCTGTATGGGATGAAAGATACCCAAACAGTTACATCATTAGGGGATGCCTAAATAATCAGTTGCACTGCCAACCTCTGTGTTAAAGAACTGGGAACTCAAAAATACAAGATCGAGTCAGTGTCAatgctctagaaagaggccagagttcaaaacacacccccccccaagttaccagttgtcttgaacgcacttaAGTCAGAGATTGCAGAGTTTCCAGTTTTGAACGCAGTTTAATCACTACTTCTTAAGATGTTAGTGCACTCATGTGAACAGGTGACAGACCCCTTTCTCCCTGGCTTTGTCCTTCAGTTGCAGGGAATATTTCTTCACCAGCTCCTTCTCTAGCTTGGCTGCCATCTTCTTCTCCCATGAGGAGCACAGTGGCTTGTCTCTTACAAGAGCAGAGAACCTGAAAAACACGGTACATATAAAAAGGTTACATTCAATAATTTATGGACACCATAGGCACAGTGTTTGCATTGGCTGGGCTGACTAGTAATAGCATATGCAAGCAGTTAATATATTGTAGGCTATTGCCTCTACTGACCTTTGCTTGTTGCGGTCCTTCCATAACCGTCCAGATTTCGGTTTCCCCAAAGGTATCAGGTCAAGTTTCTCATTTGACTCTGAACAGTCCTCTTTTTGGCTGTTTTATTTGGGCGGTCCGGAACCGTCTCCATTGGTACGGGACCAACCTTGTTTTCCTTCTCGGTGCAATGTGACACAGCTTGAATAAACGTACCTAATGATTTCCCTACAGGTTTGTCTGATTTGACTGGTTTTGGGTATGCCTCAGTTGTTGCCAAGGCATTTGATTTGGACTCCCTGCTTTGAAGTTTTTTCGAAAGAGCCTCTTCGGCAACGGGTTCCGTCTGGTTCTCCTCATTCTCATTCGGTAACTCTTGAATGACAGATTTCCTTGTTCGGCGTGTTGGAGTCTTCGGTACTTCAGAGTCAAGATACACAGCTGGGGTCCGTACTCTGCGCCCGCTACGTGTCCGAGTCACAACTGGAGGAGGCAACTCGTACTCTTCGGCATCCAGTCCTTCGTTTAGTGTTGTTTTCTCACTTGTCGACATATTGTCAAAATTATAAGATGGCGTGACCACAACTAATCAAATACATATGTTGTTATTTACAGACCTTTTAGAAACGACAACATGAGCAGAGTTCGGAAGCCCACGTGTGTTTATGATACTTACTACCACCGAGGGAGAAGAGATGACAGGAAGTACGAGCAGTTTGCCTTGGGCATTCCATGAGACTGCCGCCTACCGGCAAGGCGTTGGTACTGCCATAACACATCGTCACATGACTTCGTCAACTTCCGCATCTCATTTGTTGACGTCAAGTAAGGCAGGCAgtcagtcattcattcagtgCATCACGGCATTCAAATATGTCTTGCTCATGCCGAGTTGGAGATGTCCTATTTTGTTCCCTCTTTACAAGTACACTTACATAGTTAATTTCGTAGTAGCTTAGTCTGAATTAGTTGGAGAAAAAAAGACACACAGCAAGCTAACGTTACTTAATCAAAATTCAAGCCAGCTTTTGGAATGCATTTTACTGGAATTATGTTTAGATTAGCCTATAACTTCAACTAATCGCATGTTCCTTGAACAATTTTTACCCGCTAGTGCACTGATTTAGCATATCTGGATTGATTGCTTTCAAAGTATAGTAGCAAGCTAGCAACATTTCAAACTCTGCTTAGCTGGCATTACATATCACAGTTGATCTACTGCAAGCTATAGAAATTAATAACCTAAATGTACATTACAATGACCTATTTCCCACTCTGTATCTGTATTCATTTTAATCGAGAAGTAGGCCTTTTCCACGTTGGCATAGCGTCAAGTAAATAAAAATGTAGCGGATTGTGTTCGTAAACATAATCTAGTTTTGGCAACAGAAAACAAAGCAGAATTTCGGCCCAGTTTCATTCTCTCCCACTACCCCGGACAGGCTAGTCGATATGGCCGGACTGAACGCCATTCAGGTGTATGTAGACTTAACCTGACGACTCACACTAAGTTATTCCGCTGCTCCGTCGTTCGCTATATACTTTACtctgagactgccatcattgAAGTCGTTTGTGGTGATGAGGGGCgttgtaaaataaaaaacaatggcATCAGCAATTGGATCGTCTCTAACCAATATGTGTTCGGATTCGGTGAAGGGTCGGCAGGTATACTCCGATCCAGACTCATTGTGTAGAAGAAATTTAAGTCCGTAGCGTTTAGCAATGAGcctgggtagccaggcaaatGTAGACTGGCCACTATGTCATAAATACACTGAATGTCAACCAGTTAGATTAGTGTCTTCAATGGTCCTTCTAGTTTTCAGTTAGTCATTTCAGTGGCCAATTTGGACATAGAATTAACGTTGATCAAAGTAATTCAAAGAAAGAGCCATTTAATCAAATCACCTCCAAATATTGATAACCAGACAGAATTCCTTCATCGGGCCTTTAAACCTCAGACAGAGCTATGATTTACCATCTGGTGGTATGGACGTAAATACTACTTCGTTGTACATTTTGGTTGAAAAATTACATTTGACATTCCAGGTACATCCCCTGCAATTTCCATGAGCTCTCCCCGGATCGGTACAACTTCAGTGGGGACAGGGATCTAGAACACTTCCTGCAATTGGCCCAAGACATTGGTCTGCTGGTTGTACTGAGGCCTGGGCCCTATATCTGTGGAGAGTGGGAAATGGTGAGAGAATGACTGTAAACAAATGTTTTATGATAAATATACCTGTTGATGATATGATGTGTTGGCAAATTGTGCCTGTATTCCTAGTTGTTTTCAGAAGACGATAAGTCACAATGTTGTAACGACACTACATCAGCTGTGTATTTCTTGACAGACTGTGTGATAATTTGCTAATTTCATGACTTGATCTTTAGGGGTGCTTGCCTGCCTGGCTGCTCCACAAGAAAGACATTGTCCTGCATTCCTCAGACCCAGGTGTGTATTGACCGTTAGATGAGAATGTAATGGATTCTATTAGTATTACAATATAAGAATTGTGTTTTTATGACACCTAAATCCATTTGTTTCAGATTACATTGCAGCTGCTGACAAGTGGATGGGCAAACTACTGCTAATGTTAAAGCGTTCCTTTATCAGAACAGTGGACCCGTCATTACTGTTCAGGTGAGCTGTGTAGATATTCAATGATTAATAATAAAAACAATTGGGGAATCAATAGCAAAAGTTTGGATAACTTCATATTGTGACTTAATTAACTCTACAATTCAATAGAATACTGTTTGTCGAACATTGCCTTCATCACCTTAACAAGaggccatccctctcctcctctctcctctcccccttttctctctcaggTGGAGAATGAGTACGGCAGCTACTTTGCCTGTGACTACAACTACCTGAGTCACCTGACCAGTCTTCAGGTTCTTCAAAAAAGGAATATGTATGTTGCAATTCAATATGGTCTGTCACCAGATTGCTGCCGGAATCCTAGAGCGGGATTAGGCCCTGACCATCAACGTGACTGGGAAGGCTGGGAGTCAGGTGGACATACTGGTGGAGAATATGGGCTGAGTCAACTATGGGAAAGACATCAACGACTTTAAGGGTAGATGTTATTTCAAGCTGGCTCTCCATGGTAGACATTTAACCACCATTAATAAAGCACCCTTCCATTAACTACTTAATTTTACATAaccttattctctctctcatttatttatatatatatatgagacaCACAGAGGGCCTGGTGTCTAACCTGACATTGGGGGCCGACTACCACACCGGCTGGTTCGTCTTCAGCATCGACAGGGCTGTTAGCCAGGGTCTTCTCTGGGAGATGGGCTCCAGGGAGGCTGGCCTCCCACCACCctgtcccctctccgtccccGCCTTCTATGGGGGCACCTTCGTCATCCCAGACCTGCCCCAGGCTACCTACACCCAGTTCCTTGACTGGAGAAAGGTGGGGTTTTACCTTTAAGAAGATTTTGATTGTTGAATGGCTGTACTGTGTGTTGTTCCTGAGCAGGCACCACAACTACAAAATTACCTTATAGATAATGTGACTGACTAGTCCACTGCAAATGACCTTATAGATAATGTGACTGACTAGTCCACTGCAAATGACCTTATAGATAATGTGACTGACTAGTCCACTGCAAATTACCTTATAGATAATGTGACTGACTAGTCCACTGCAAATGACCTTATAGATAATGTGACTGACTAGTCCACTGCAAATGACCTAATAGATAATGTGACTGACTTGTCAACTGCAAATGACCTAATAGATAATGTGACTGACTTGTCAACTGCAAATGACCTTATAGCTAATATCACTGACCTGTGTCATCTGTGCGTTGACAAGACTGGTGTGTTAGGCttctgagctaaagcctaggcattagccTTAGGCACACCTCTTCAGAtctcaggcaaggttactcatcacacaaGCGTGGTTTACTGAACCACGTTATTTTCATATACCCTGGTGCAACATACTTGTTCATGGTCCCTGACATTACTGAATCCTGAACACATCCTGAATCCTGTTGGTTTTTATCACTAGGGCCAGGTGTGGATCAACGGTTTCAACCTGGGCTGCTACTGGCCCGCTCGCGGCCCACAAATCACCTTGTACGTTCCCGCTAGCATCCTGAGCACATGACCGTCCTGGAGCTGGAGGGGGCCCATGCACCCCCGGGCCCTGTACTGTGGAGGTCACCAAAACACTAATCCTGAACGCCACGGTTGTCTGACCACAAACACCAGAGGGCGATGTTCCATAAAGAGGATCTCTCATGAGCACTGATGAAAAAATGCACTTACTGTATGCGATCTATTTGCAATtacctttttttaaatcaaaaagtAATGTTTATAAATGAATCACGGGTGGCTGTACCTCTTACCTCTATTTGACAATTCAGGGTCTTTAAAACCCTACATGATTTTGTTTACACAAGCATCTGTATTCAAAGGTGAATTAAGTATGTGTCATTTGAACAGTATGTATGTTTGGAAAATGAATCAAGTTCACTAAGGAAAATTTGTCATTTAGAAGGGCTATGAACTTGAGGTCAGTGGTGCTCAAATCATGACCCCGGAGGTCCATAGTACTGCTGGTTTTATTTTTATGCCAGTGCTCTATGCAGCTGACAATGCCCCTTTTTAAAGGCATTTTTCCCGATGTTCACAGAGATCACATTCATGGTAAAGTGTAAATTACCTTTAAAAGTTTCTTATAGTGTGCTGCGCTATAGAGCGCCTTCCATTAAATCTTGCCCTATATTGTGAATATGTGAGCCAAATGATCTGTGCCTTATTGTGTGCCACCTAACTGGGATATTATGCTTTCATAGATTTCTGTAATGAACCATTTTGGGTGTCTTGTAAATTAATAGTTATTGCGTTCAACTGGAAACCTCATCTGCTTCTTTTGCTCAATTTGATTATTTCAAATACTTTGGGATTTCTTGGTTGTTGTGATTTTTGTTAATGTGTTGTTTAATGTGCAGGCACGAACCATTCTGTACTTtttgatttaaaaatgtttttaataaaaTGTGAATGCTATATGATTACACACAAATGACACAGTGCCGCACAGATGACGTTAAGATTTGAAATACAACCCTACATTAAAACAATCCAAATCTTAAACCCAACTATGGAACAATGAAAAGATGAACACAGGAGAGGTGTGTAAAATAGAGCAGCAACATTATACACCCTTATTCATTCCAGAAGCCTCTGTTGTGGCTCTATAAGCTTGCTCTGTAGTGTCTCTTTGAAGGGGTATATGCGAAGCTGCAATAGAGAGTGACAGGTCAGTGCCTCTGGGAAATGCTTTTGGGAGGAGTTGAGAAGGGTTTGGACCCTCTTCCTGGTCTGGTTCATACCCAGGATGGGCACACGATCACAGGTGGTAAAAGAGGGGAGGGCAGTAAATGACATAATATAACTTACATTCTCAGTAGCCTACTTATGTGTTCATCTGTAATAATGAAAATGTTGTACACTTACACATGAAAGCTTTCTTTTAATCCCCTGTCAGTTCCTCAAACACCTCCCAGAGTGTGATGATGTTGGGATGCCCATAATATGGTGAAGCAATAGACACTTGACACGATTCAAACCATTTGTCAAATCAATGTATTAAAAACAACATTTTAGCCAGGTTGCAGAACGTGCTACAGAGAACATGTTCACCATGAATCTCAAATCAACCCCAAGGACACTTGTTTTTTTTAGGCTCCATCTTGCCCTCTGACAGGCTAGGTGACATTTTCAACATATCTTATATATTTTTACTTGTCTAATGCTCTCAGATGAAGACAAATGGCTAGGGGCAGAGTTGGGACTGAGCTTCAGTCATGTAGTAACAACACATGGTTCTGACCTGTTTCAGCGTTTCCCAGTTGACGTTctccttcccctccatcactcccctcAGTTCCTCTGGCTGGTAGAACTCCACCACGTCCATGTCACACACCTTGAAGAAGCCTTTCCTGAACTCTTCAAACACCTTCTCTATTGACTGGTTGAAGATGGAGTTCACATAGGTGTCAACAAACTCCTTCCTGTCAAAAGAATGACAGACCGAGTCAGCGATCCATTGAGTTGTAGCTAGTATAGGTTGGTGTCAATTCCAGTTGGTGTCAACTCAAGGAATGAGAAGACCTATTTACTTTCAATGATGGTTTTTCCATTCATACAATTACATTTCATGTTGAGATGATTTTTGccaaaatggaattgaccccaaccctggtagcTGTAGCAATGGAAAAATGTGTCATACTGTAAACCTTTTATTTTGTCAGTTGTAAATATTGCTATAATCTTGCTTGTTAGCACTTGTGACGAGGTCCACCGCTATGTCACCCCACATCACCTATAAATAGTGAGTAATGAAAATAGTGAGGTAAATGAACAATGACAACACTGCAGACTGAGGGTTTGGACAAATAGATGGGAGTGATCTGGGAGAGACACACTGAAATAATATAATTGATCTTATGTTCAGTTATTCATACCGCTTCACTTCAAttaactacagatgtaggatcttaatttcagCCAATTtgatacagcaggaaaataatcctgcagcaacaggaaatgtgaattattatgtgtagtgattagagagttggactagtaaccgaaaggttgcaagttcaaatccctgagctgacaaggtacaaatctgtcgttctgcccctgaacaggcagttaacccactgctcctaggccatcaatgaaaataagaatttgttcttaactgacttgcctagttaaataaaggtaaaaaaatatgtatatatatatatatatatatatatatattaatggacattttttgtatGGGTTGATGCATATTTTTCgtaagggcaaatcaagtctgtcATTCTAAAGTGGAAATGACTAACTTTAGAAGCCTTGTAATTACTTTTTAaaatttttttattatttaaccaggcaagtcagttaaagaacaaattgttatttacaacagtgggttaactgccttgttcaggggcagaacgacagatttttaccttgtcagctcggggattcaatccagcaacctttcggttactggcccaacgctctaaccactaggctacctgtcgccccagaCCTTTAAAACCTAGAATACACTAcacgtttgcatttcctgctgtttGGGAAAATTGTCAACaacaaaatagtgatcaaattaagatcctacatctgtattatGTTACATATTATTTGTTCATTGATCAAACTGATTAAATGCAATACACACTGAGAAAGTCATGTCCATATTTTCGACATCATCATCAGGATAATCGAAGATGTACTGCAAAGTCCTTAAAAAGCATTGACAATAATATGTGACAATTATAAATAGGCAATCAATAAATCATTAATCAATAAAAAACTATTTATCTAAATAAGTCATCATTGTTTATCCACACAGAGCAAGAGCCATGCCCCTGAGATGCAATAAAATGCCTCGAGATGCAATTTCTTAATCTGTCCTTGGTGTCCTTATAACAAATACAACTGCCTGTAATATAATACATTACTGACTAAAGGATAAAAATACGTAATGGTATAAACTTACCCTGCTTCAATAGGGCTAAACTCTCTCAAGTCCTCTAAAGAGGGCTTGATGTTCACCAGTTTCTTGAAGAATGCCATGGTGGAGGGTGAAGTACaccatgttgttgttgtacaGGGCCATCCCACAGAGATCACCAAACAGGACATCACGCTTCTCCTCTACTCTAGgctgttagtgaggatgggttgGACAAGAGATAAGAAATGCGCCATGAGTGAAAGTATAGGACATGTTGTTGATAACCTGATAACCTGCTTGATATGCAGTAAAGGGAAGGTAATGTGGGTTCTGGAATACAGTAGTAGGCTAGTAATACAGTAGTAATTCTGTAGTAGTTCCTCTCTAGGAACATAACATTACAGTGTTTCACTACCAGCACCTTTGAAGCTATTTGAAAGTCCAATGATTATTGATAATCATAAAATAATGTGGTGAGGCGTGGACAACCTCATAATCCATGTGTGATTTCCCTAAACGTGTCGTCACCTTTGCAGGGAACCAGGCCAGCGTCTTGGTGTTGCTGTACAGGAACATCCCAGACTCGGGTACCAACAGCCTATCAGACAAATGGAGGAAGAAGTCCCTTTTGTAGACGTCTGTCAACCTCGCATCCTCGTCGAAATACACCTGAGAGGGGTAAGCACTACGTTTCGGCGTAGCCCTTCTCTGTTCAAAACATTGTCTCATCATTGGAAAGCTATCATTCCTAAATGGAAAGTGTCTTCGATGAGTGATGCTCTCCTCAGCCTCAGCTCAAAGAACGGAGCAGGGGGATTCTGCAATGCATACAGTAAAATATTAAGTCTTCAGTCAGTGCTCTTCTAGTACAAGACAGGTATTCATTTCAACCAGTTTCTCCCATCAAAAAGGTTAAGAAATTTGGTTGGTTTCTTCAGTAGTGGCGGTCAACATTCTGGAGCTGCTTGGAATGCAGGCTTTTGCTCCGGCCCTGTTCTAACGCACCTGATTCAGCTAATCAAGGTCCTGGTGAGCAGCTGATTAGTGGAACCAGGTGTGTTAGAGCAGGGCAAGAGAAAAAGCCTGCATACACAGTCAGTTGGTCTCCAGTAGGGGGTTCAGCCACCCTGATTTATACTATCTGCTGTATATTCTAATAATATATATTGAGAAGCAAGTTTTATTACGTTTGTGAGTGCGGCATTGAAATGCGTTAAAAAATGTTTATCTTGCTTTGCAGATTCGTCGAGAATGGGTAATGACGAAAGGTGGCAGGTGTCTGATCCACATCTTGAAAGTGATGGAAAAGAAAGTGTACAATGCATCTCAATTAAGGAGCTTCTTCGTCTAATTACGTTGATCTGCACTGAAATGAACTTTAGCAGGTGAGAAAGATTCTCTAGTAGGAAAGCAAAAtgtttccttcactctctctttccagaTAAGTTCAGGTGGAGGAAATCTCAAGCCTCTATTGAGATGCAGCCTAGGACACTTTCTAAGACCCAAACAACAAACATCAAAACACCTCAAGACTGACAGCAAATAGCATGGTTAGCAATCAGTGACTGAtacaaaatatatgtttttaccTTCTTTGAACATAAACACCAAAGCTTTACATCCTCCCCTAGAAATATGTGATTGAAGTGAACATCAAAGGCAAACCAAAAATCTGGAGAGATCCAGAACGTTCCAGACAGTACCTTTTGATGGATACAAAAGGTACTGTCTGGAACGTTCTGGGTCTCTCCAGCTTTTTGGTTTGCCTTTGAAATATAGAAAAGTAAAATACATTTTGACAATAAATACAAAATTATTAGCAAGTATTAGCAAAATATTTTCCATGTGAGTCAGCAAAAAATTATTTAATCAAGTCTCAGTTAGGTCTCATCAGTTCTAAATAGGTTGCATTGAAACAGCTGCCACCCTGGCACCAGATTGGTCCCGGAAGTTGACTGGTAAAAATGGGAAATCAGCTTTATAAATGGATTGACAGTACGAGCAGAGAAGCATGGACACGGATTCTGTGGAGATTGCCGAGGACCTGGAGAAGGTGTTTGACCCCAGGGACATGGGTGCGTtgaatttgtttatttttcacCAACAGGGCCTTCTTCCACACCCCAATGTGCTTGGTCATGACAAAGGGCTTCAATGAGTCGGTCACATCCAGGACATGATAGCACACAGATTGGCCGAGGGATAATGgcaccggaggggatggctgcagtattacgtgctcctaaccaactgtttgtaacttattttcttacttattttgtacataatgtgcTGCTACattctcttatgaccaaaaagaacttctggacatcagaactgcgattactcacctcgaactggacaaagaattttcctttaacgagtccgatgcaaaggatatactgctttctcgggaacgggcacaaatccccatcatttgcgtgaagaaaagacggagaAAAAAgttgggctgccttctgagaatttgtaggcgagTAAGTAAACCTCCActgccatccgttctattggccaacgtgcaatcattggaaaacaagaTGGATGTTCTACGttcaagattatcctaccaaagGAACATTAAAAACTGCAATagcttatgtttcacagagtcatggctgaacgacgatACTGATAATATAGAGCTTGTGGGATTTTCCATGCATCAGCAGTACAGAGAAGctatgtctggtaagacgagaggtggggtgtgtgtctatttgtcaataacagctggtgcgcaatgtgaAGTCTctaggtattgctcacctgaggtagagtaccttatgataagctgtagaccacgctatctaccaagagagttctcatctatattaatcgtagcagtctatttaccaacacaaaccgatgctggcactaagaccgcactcaacgagctgtataaggccacctttactccacacagagacgcatacaaagctctcccttgccctccatttggaaaatctgaccatagttatatcctcctgattcctgcttacaagtaaaaACTAAAGCAGGGAGTACCAGTGGAAGTGATCAGATGACGTGGACGCTACGCCATAGGACTGTTTTGCtaccacagactggaatatgttccgggattcatccaatggcattgaagagtataccacctcagccatcggcttcatcaataagtaaatcgacaacgtcgtccccacagtgacagtacctacatatcccaaccagaagccatggattacaggcaacatccgcattgagctaGAGCTAtggctttcaaggagcgggacactaacccAGATGCTTTAAGAAATCCTGCTAcaccctcagacaaaccatcaaacaggcaaagtgtcaatacagaaTTAAGAATGAATCCTACTACATGACTCTGAtgttcgtcggatgtggcagggcttgaaaactattacggactacaaacccagacgcgagctgcccagtgaagcGAGCTTACCAGACGAGCGAAATGCCTttcactgaagcatgcatgagagcaccagctgttccggatgactgtgtgataactctCTCGGTAGCCCATTTGAGCAAGTTAATTGTTAAtttaacaggtcaacattcaaagccacagggccagacggattaccaggacgtgtactcaaagcatgcacggaccaactggcaagggtcttcactgccattttcaacctctccctgaccaagtctttAATACCTAGATGTTTCAAGCAGACTGCTGTAGTCCCTATGCCCAAGGAAgtaaaggtaacctgcctaaatgattaccgccctgtagcactcacttcggtAGCCATCAACAgcaccatcccagacaccctagaccaactCTAATTCACATTCTAATTCACATTCTGccccaacagatacacagatgatggaatctcaatcacactccaccctgccctttcccatctggacaaaaggaacacctatgtgagaatactgttgactacagctcagcgttcaacaccatagagcccacaaagctcatcactaagctaaggaccctgggactaaacacctccctctgcaactggatcctcgACTTCCAGACGGGCCgtcgccatcattaagtttgctggctACACAACAgtcgtaggcctgatcaccgacaacaatgagacagcctatatggaggaagtcagagacctcacagtgtggtgccaggacaacaacctctccctcaatgtgagcaagacacaggagctgatcatggactacaggaaaaggcggcccgaacaagcccccattaacatcgacggggctgtagtggagcgggtcgagagtttcaagttccttggtgtccacatcaccaacaaactatcatggtccaaacacaccaagacagtcgtgaagagggcacgacaacacctttccccctcaggagactgaaaagatttggcatgggtcctcagatcgacaaagttctatagctgcaccatcgagagcatcctgaccgggttgcatcaccacctggtatggcaactgctcggcatctgaccataaggtgc
Coding sequences within:
- the LOC135507782 gene encoding LOW QUALITY PROTEIN: coiled-coil domain-containing protein 86-like (The sequence of the model RefSeq protein was modified relative to this genomic sequence to represent the inferred CDS: inserted 1 base in 1 codon); amino-acid sequence: MSTSEKTTLNEGLDAEEYELPPPVVTRTRSGRRVRTPAVYLDSEVPKTPTRRTRKSVIQELPNENEENQTEPVAEEALSKKLQSRESKSNALATTEAYPKPVKSDKPVGKSLGTFIQAVSHCTEKENKVGPVPMETVPDRPNKTAKKRTXSESNEKLDLIPLGKPKSGRLWKDRNKQRFSALVRDKPLCSSWEKKMAAKLEKELVKKYSLQLKDKAREKGEKRKRHEDNLKRRAENERKAEVVQVIWNTTKIKRMKMKQLRKIEKRDTLAMLQKSRPRNPKAAQKGGKGDK